A region of the Methylomagnum ishizawai genome:
AGCAATTGCCCCCGCATCCGTTCGATGGCGGCCATCAGGCTGTCGCGGTCGCCGCTACGCAAGGCGATTTGGGCGGATAGATCGCCGTCGGCGATACGGTGGGCGATGGTGGCGGCGGTGTCCGGTTCCCCGCCCAATTGGCGCATGACCGCGCGGGTGATGGCGAAACCCAGGCTCCCCACCAGGCCCGAGACCAACAGCACGCCGATCCAGGTTTGCCACACGGCCTCGGTCTGGAACTCCACGGCCCGGGCGGCGGCTTGCTTGGCCAAACCGGCGTTGTATTTGGCGTGTTCCTCGAGCAGGGTTTGCAGGGTCCGGCCTATCGGGGTGAGGCGGTCGACGGCGTCGCGGACCGGCCTCTTGTCCGTTTTGCCGCCCAGGGCCAGCACCTCGGCGATCCCGGCCTGGTATTGGGTCCAATGCTGTCGCTCGGTGTCCAGGAAATGCCGGTCCTTCTCGTCCGAAACCAGCGTCTCGTAGGCCCGGAGCGCCCCGGACAGGCCACCACGGGACTCCTGCAATTCCTGCTCCAGCTTGGCGGCCTTGGCCGGGTCCTCGTTCAACACATAGCGCAACACCCGCACCCGGACCTGCCCGAAATACTTCACCGCCTCGTTCACCCCGACCAGGGAGGGCACGCTGCTGGCATTGGCGAAATTGGCGGCGGCGAACACCTGTTTGATCTGATAATTCGCCAAGACCGCGACGCCCGCCAAGCCGAACAGTCCCAGGCCGACGAGCAGCAGGATTTTCCTGGCGACGGTCATTCTGATTTTCATTATGGAATCCCCCTTGCTTTGGAACACCGGCGGTCCGCCAGAGGGTGGGCGGTGCCGTGTTCCCCGGCAAGTATGGCACGGGGTTCCGGGAACGGCGGGCGGGGGGAATCGGGACCGGAGCTTCGGAGCGGCGGGCGGGAATCAAGCCGCGGGCGGCGGGGTGGCGGCGCACCGGCGCAGGGCGTCCAGCAGGCGGTCGATTTCCTGGGCCGTGTTGTAGGCCAGGAGTCCGATCCGCAGCCAACCGCCGTCCGCTTCCACCCCCAGCCGCTGGCACAGGCCCAGGGCGTAGAAATTGCCATGCCAGGTGAAAATGCCTTGTTCGCCCAAGACCCGCGCCAACTGGGCGGGCGTCCAACCGGCCAAGCGGAGCGCCACGGTGGGCGTGCGGTTCGCGGTCCGGGCGGGATCGGCCTCGCCATAGACCCGCAGCCCCGGAATCCCGGCCAACCCCGCCAGCAAATGGCGGGACAGGCCGCGCTCGTAGTCGCGGCTGGCGGTCATGGCGGCGACCAGGGCCGCACGGCGGTCCCCGGCCCCAGGGGCGACCTCGCGGCCCAGCGCCTCCAGATATTGCAGGGTCGCCAGCACCCCGGCCAGGGCTTCATGGTTCTGGGTGCCGGTTTCCCAGCGCCCCGGCACGCTGTCCGGGGCCGGGGCCAGCTTGTCGGGGCGGAGCCGGGCCAGATGCGCGCGCTTGCCGTACAACACCCCGAGATGCGGCCCGTAGAATTTATAGGCGGAACAGGCCAGGAAATCGCAATCCAGCGCCCCGACATCGATGGGACCGTGCGGGGCGTAATGCACCGCGTCCACGAACGCCCACGCCCCCGCCGCATGGGCCAGCCGCACCACCTCCGCCACCGGATTGACCGTGCCGACCGCGTTGGAGGCATAGCCCACCGCCACCAGCCGGGTGCGGGGATTGAGCTGGCGGGCGAGATCGTCCAGGTCCAGGCGGCAATCCTCGGGATGGATATCGACCACGCGCACCACGACGCCCCGCTCCTCCAGGGTCCGCCACGGGCAGACATTGGCGTGATGATCGAGCCGGGTGACGACGACCTCGTCCCCCGCCACCAGTTCGCGGCCCAGGGCGCGGGCCAGATGGAAGGCCAGCGTGGTCATATTGGCCCCCAGCACGACCTCGTCGGCGGCGCAGCCCAGGAAATCGGCCAGCGCGGCGCGGGCCGCGCCGATCAAGGCGTCGGTCTCGCGGCTGGTGACGAAGGCGCCGTGGGTGTTGGCGTTGGACGTGACCAGATAGCGGGCCATGGCCTCCACCACCGTGCCCGGCACCTGCGCCCCGCCCGGACCATCGAAGAACACCGGCACCCGGCCCTCGATCTCCTCGGCCAGGGCCGGGAACCAAGCGCGGACCCAAGCGGGGTCCAAAGGCCGCGGCCCCTGTCCTGCCACCGGTTTGTCCATGGCGACCGCCCCGGCCTATTTGATGAGGGAGACCGGCAGGTCGGCGATGTGCAAGACCTTGGCCGGCACCGAACCCGTGAAGAAAGCAGCGAACGGGCTGCGGCCACTGGCCCCCATCACGATCTCGTCGCAGTCCTTTTCCCTGGCGTATTGGACGATCACCTCGGCGGGGTCGCCCACGCCGATATGGATTTGATAGGGGATGCCATCGGCGTCCAGGCGCTCGCGGATCGGGGCCAGCACCTTCAAGCCCTCCTCCTGGTGGAATTGGCGGATTTGCTCGCCATCGATGAACATCCCCACATCGCCGTGCAAAGCCGGGCGCACGGTGAGCAGATGCACCTCGACCGGCGGTTTGTACCAAGCCAGCCGGGCGTACAAATGCTCGGCCAGACGTAGGGAACTCGGGGAATCGTCCACGGGGATCAGCAATTTAAGCATAGGGATTCTCCATCAATCGGGCTTGGCGGTAGGGTCGGGGTCTTCGGCCAGGAGGTCCACCAAGGCCGGCGGCTTGGCGGCGGCGGCGCGGCGGGCCAGGGTTTTACCCACCCCGACCACGGTGGCGGCGGTGGCGAGCGGGATCAGGATATGCAGGGCTTCGTGGGTCTCGAACCAAGCCAACAACACCGGATCGGTGACCAGCATCTCGCCCGATACATAGCCCAGCAAGGCCGCGCCCACGGTGATGATGACCGGGAAGCGGTCCATCAGCTTGAGGATCAGGGTGCTGCCGAACACCACCAGCGGGATGCTCACGCCGAGGCCGATGACCAGCAAGGGCAGGCTGCCCTTGGCCGCCGCCGCCACCGCGATCACATTGTCGAGGCTCATCACCAGATCGGCCAGCAAGATGGTGCGGATGGTGCCGATCAAGCCCTGGGGCTTGTCGCCGCCGTGGCCGCCTTCCTGCTCGGGCAGCAGCAGTTGCACCGCGATCCAGAACAACAAGCCGCTGCCGATCAGCTTGAGATAGGGGAGTTTCAGCATCTGCACCGCCACCAGGGTCAGCACCACCCGCATGAAGATGGCGGCGAACGAACCCCAGAGGATGGCCTTGCGGCGTTGCGCCTCCGGCAGCGAGCGGGCCGCGAGGGCGATCACCACCGCGTTGTCGCCGGACAGGATGATATTGACGAGGATGATCTGGCCCAGGCCGATCCAGAATTGGGGGTCCATCAGTAGGTCGGGCATCCGATTGTCTCCAGGACTGCGTTGGGTTCCGGGTTGGGGGATGGGCGGCGGACGCGGCGGGACCGCGCAAAGGGCCGCGATTGTAGCAGGCGGCGGCGAATATCGCCCGGCCATGGCGGCATTGTAGGCGAGCGGCACCGGACTTACACTCCGGTTCCACAACCCCATCCCGACGATAAAGGAACGACACCATGCCCATCAAACGTCCCCAGCCCAACCGTGCCAAGCTCGACAAGGTCGTCGCCGACGCCCGCCGCGACAAGGAAGACCGGGAAAAAGGCTACCGCGAACAAGCCCTGAAGCTCTATCCCTGGGTCTGTGGCCGCTGCGCCCGCGAGTTCGACCTGAAGAACCTGCACGAACTCACGGTACACCACCGCAACCACAACCACGACGACAATCCGGCGGACGGCAGCAATTGGGAGCTACTGTGCTTGTACTGCCACGACGACGAGCATCAGCGCCATATGAACGCCGCCCTCTACGGCAAGGGCGCGGCGGAAAAACCCAAGGAAACCGGAAGCTTCAAGGCGTTCGCGGGGTTGGGGGATTTGCTGAAAAAAGAATGAGGCGGGAAGCGGCGCGGCCACCCAAGGCCGCGCCTATCGGACCGGAAGCCATCGCTTCAGCGGCAAGGCACTTTCAAATACCCGCCATCGCTGGAATGGTCCCCGGCGATCCGCAGGAATTGCAAGGTCAATAATAATTCGGCCAGGCGCACTTCGCGGTGGACGCTGAGCGACCAGGAATCCCCCTGGATTTTGTCCGCCCAATCGATGAATTCCAACGTGCCCACCGACACATAATTATCCAGCGCTAGGGTATGGTTTTCGATCTTCTGCAACACCTGCCCGACCCGCTTCAGCAAGGCGTCGAATCCCGGTTTTTGCGCCAAGGCCGCCGGACTGGCGGCCACCGCGATTTTCGCGCCGACGGCCTGCCCGCCCTGGAACATCTGGAACCACGACCCGGTATGGGGCGGCAAATGCGGCACGATATCGTCCAGGTATTCATAGCGCCGCGTCAGCGCCTTCATCGCGCCATCGTAAGCCAGGGCGAAAGCAATGGCGTAGGCCAACCGGCTGGCATGGATTAACTGGCAAGGTGTGACCATGATGCTTTGCTCCTATTTTTGAGGATCATTCCCCCTGGCCCGGATTCGGCCATGCCGCATCCGGGCCAGGGATCGCTATCAAGCCGGAGGGGTCGGGGCACCGGGCACGCCCCGGCGCTTCAGCGCCTCGAAGCTGCCGCGTTTGAGGAACAGGGGATTGATGAAGGCGAGGTAGAGCTTGATGAACAAAGTGCCGACCAAGGCCAGTCCGGCATTCAACACCCAGCGCTTGAGCGCGGCCCAGGGCGCGATCAAGTATTGGAAAACCCGGAACAGCTTCGCCAACTTCGGCAGCAGTTGATCGACCAGCCAGCCCAGCAGCAGGGCCGCGATCAACAGCACCGGGATACAGCTTTGCAAGAACGCCTGGATTTGCGGGGCCAACACCACCAGCAGGGCCACGACCACGGCCAAGGCCAGGACCGACAGCCAGGGAATCAGGTACAAAGCCTTGCCGAAGGTTTGTCCGGCCACCCGCAGTTGCTTGAGATAATCGGGAGTCGGCAGCCGTAGCCAAGGCTTGATTTCGAGGAACTCCCAGGCTTCCTCTCCCGCCGCCAGCAAGGGCACGTTCCCCAAGCCCTGTTCCCCGATCAAATAGCCGTCCAGCATCAGCGAATAAGCCTCCACCTCGCTGAAGGCATCGAGGTCGGTGCGCACCGCGGACAGCAATTCCTGCACCGCAGGATCGACGCCGAACCGCTCCGTGGTGGGGAGTTGCACTTCCGGTTGTTTGTACGGTTGGCCATCGGGGCCGTTCCAATACAGTTCGCGGTAGCCCAAGCCCTGGCGCAGGCTCATGAACGCCACCGAACCCGGCCCGTTCCGCGTCAAGGTGAACAGGTTTTCCAGCACCGCCGTCCGCACCCGGTCCTGTAGGATCGAACTGACCCGCGACAATACCGCCACCAGATCGGTGCCGGGCCGGGGTTGCTCGCCCATCTGCCCGCAGGCGTCGCTGACCACGAACTCGACGCAACCGTTGTCGATCAAGCCGGTGACGCCCTGGTTGTCATGCACGCCGCCATCGACCAACTGGACCTGGATCGCCTCCTCGCCATCCTGGTACAGCCCGGTGATGGACAGGGGCGGGAACAACCCCGGCACGCAGGCCGAAGCCGCCACCGCGTGGCCGAGCGGGAAATCCTGTTGGTGGACCACGATATCGTCATAGGACCTGGGGCGCTTGAGCCGGATCGGCTTCTTGTCGATATCGTTGTTATTGGAAGGTGGTTCGCCCATGTCCTGGGCGGTGAAGCGCCAATTGTTGCCGCTGTTCAAGGTGGTGGCGTTGACGACCAGGATGGGCACCTTGGCCTTGCGGTCGCCGTTGTGGCGGTTGGGATGGAAATCGGGCTGGCCGGGCGGGAATATCTTGAGCTTCCGCATTTCGACCGGGTCGCCGACCTGGGCCTTGTCCAGCACCGATTGATACAGCAATTGGTCATAGAGTTCGGCGAGGCGGTCGCTGGTGGAATAATCGCCGCGGTGCCGCTTCCAGTTGGCCGCGAAATCGGCGAAGGCCAGCATCCGGATATTGCGCTGGGTGGCCGCCAGGAAATCGCCCGCCAGCGCCGCCACGATCTCCACATAGTCCCGGTCGGTGATTTCGGCGTCGGGCTCGCGCTCCAGCAGTTTCTTGACGTGGAGATAATACAGCGCCCCCAGGATGGAGCCGCCGGATACCGTGGAAATCACCTCGACCCGGCGCAACAGGCCGCGCTGGGCCATCTGCGCCAACACGCCGATATGGAAGAACGACGCCCTCAAACCGCCGCCGGAAAAGGCGAGCCCCAACCGGCCCGCGGCGGCGGGGGCTTGGGATTCTGGTATGGGATCGGACATGGCAGCCTCCTACAGGATTTATGGTTATTGGGGCGGGGCGGCGGGCCGCGCCGCCCCGAGGCCGGGACCGGCGACGGTCAGCGGTATTGCCCGACGACCTCGTAGATCACCGTGGCGTTCTTGCGGTCGGTCATGAACTTGCGCCCGCCGATCCCCAAATGGTCGGGATCGGCCTCGTAGGAGGCCACGCCGTAGAAGATCTGCTCGTCCTTTTGCCCGGCCAGGATACCGGTCACCAAGGACAGCAAGGCGGTCCCGGCATTCACGATCACGCCCGCCACCGGATTGGCCGCCGTGGCGGCGGTACCGAGGGTATTCGCCAAGCTTTTGCCGGTGTCGGATTCGAGGGCGTCGTGGATGGCCTTGTTGATATCCCGGCTTTTCTCGTTGCTTTTCATCAGCACCACATGGATATCCAGGAAGCGGGGGGTTTTATCCCCGGCGGTGACGATCCTGGCGACATCCAACCCGCTGTCGCCGTCGTTGGGATCGTTGATGGGCAGGGTATCCATATCCTTGATATCGTTGAATACCCGGCTGGTTTGGAATTGATAGGGCAGGTCGGCGGCGTCGCTGGTCACCAGGATGATGGGATAGACATCGGCGGGCGTGTCCACCCCGAGGATGGCGTTATGGTTATCCATGACCCGGATTTGGTTGAAGCGCAGGAACAGGCCTTTGAGGCCGGTGAGCGGGGAACGCTCCGACGGCGTCCGCAGCGCCGCCATGAAGTCGTTGCCGCTCTCGGTCGGCAATCGGGCCATCGCCGCGTGGCGGGCTTGGCGGGGATCATCCACAAAATTGGGCACAAGTACCATGGCTGGACTCCTTACTATAGGGAATTGGCGAAAGCTTAAAACAGGCGAACGCGGCAAGCACGTATCATAAGTACTTCACATGCCGCTTTCCAACCCGTCCCACCAGGGCCCCGGCCACCGATGCCAACCTTCCCCGCCGACACCGGCGATCCCCCGTTGGCGGGATGGGGTAAAATCCCCAGCCCGACCCACCTATGGAATCCGAACCACCATGAATCCCCACCCCGTCCCACACGCCCGGACCGGCTGGAGCGTCCTCTGCGCGGCCCTCCTGCTCGCGGGCTGCGCCAGCGAACCCAAACCGCTGGCCCCCCTGTCGCCCAACGATCCCGAAGCGAAAGCGCTGGAAGCCGACCGGGCGCAATTCCGCGCCAAAAAGGAAGCCCTGATCGACGAGGCGATGGACCTCGACGCCGCCGAACACGACGCCTTTTGGAACGAATACCACCAATACGAGGCCGAACTCCGCAAAATCCAGGACGAGCGCTACCAGATCATCCACGACTTCGCGACCTACTACGACAACATGACCAACGCCATCGCCGACAACCTGGCGGAACGCATGTTGAAAATGAAGCAGCGCCGCAATGAATTGGCCGCGAAATACTACCGCCGCATCAAAGCGGCCACTTCCGCCACCACCGCCGCGCGGTTCCTGCAAGTCGAGAACGAAATCACCCTGCTGTCGGACCTCAAGGTCAGCAGCGAAGCGCCGTTGTTCCCCAAGGGCGCCAATCCCGCCG
Encoded here:
- a CDS encoding YajD family HNH nuclease yields the protein MPIKRPQPNRAKLDKVVADARRDKEDREKGYREQALKLYPWVCGRCAREFDLKNLHELTVHHRNHNHDDNPADGSNWELLCLYCHDDEHQRHMNAALYGKGAAEKPKETGSFKAFAGLGDLLKKE
- a CDS encoding universal stress protein, with the protein product MLKLLIPVDDSPSSLRLAEHLYARLAWYKPPVEVHLLTVRPALHGDVGMFIDGEQIRQFHQEEGLKVLAPIRERLDADGIPYQIHIGVGDPAEVIVQYAREKDCDEIVMGASGRSPFAAFFTGSVPAKVLHIADLPVSLIK
- a CDS encoding TerC family protein gives rise to the protein MPDLLMDPQFWIGLGQIILVNIILSGDNAVVIALAARSLPEAQRRKAILWGSFAAIFMRVVLTLVAVQMLKLPYLKLIGSGLLFWIAVQLLLPEQEGGHGGDKPQGLIGTIRTILLADLVMSLDNVIAVAAAAKGSLPLLVIGLGVSIPLVVFGSTLILKLMDRFPVIITVGAALLGYVSGEMLVTDPVLLAWFETHEALHILIPLATAATVVGVGKTLARRAAAAKPPALVDLLAEDPDPTAKPD
- a CDS encoding patatin-like phospholipase family protein, whose product is MSDPIPESQAPAAAGRLGLAFSGGGLRASFFHIGVLAQMAQRGLLRRVEVISTVSGGSILGALYYLHVKKLLEREPDAEITDRDYVEIVAALAGDFLAATQRNIRMLAFADFAANWKRHRGDYSTSDRLAELYDQLLYQSVLDKAQVGDPVEMRKLKIFPPGQPDFHPNRHNGDRKAKVPILVVNATTLNSGNNWRFTAQDMGEPPSNNNDIDKKPIRLKRPRSYDDIVVHQQDFPLGHAVAASACVPGLFPPLSITGLYQDGEEAIQVQLVDGGVHDNQGVTGLIDNGCVEFVVSDACGQMGEQPRPGTDLVAVLSRVSSILQDRVRTAVLENLFTLTRNGPGSVAFMSLRQGLGYRELYWNGPDGQPYKQPEVQLPTTERFGVDPAVQELLSAVRTDLDAFSEVEAYSLMLDGYLIGEQGLGNVPLLAAGEEAWEFLEIKPWLRLPTPDYLKQLRVAGQTFGKALYLIPWLSVLALAVVVALLVVLAPQIQAFLQSCIPVLLIAALLLGWLVDQLLPKLAKLFRVFQYLIAPWAALKRWVLNAGLALVGTLFIKLYLAFINPLFLKRGSFEALKRRGVPGAPTPPA
- a CDS encoding cysteine desulfurase-like protein; protein product: MDPAWVRAWFPALAEEIEGRVPVFFDGPGGAQVPGTVVEAMARYLVTSNANTHGAFVTSRETDALIGAARAALADFLGCAADEVVLGANMTTLAFHLARALGRELVAGDEVVVTRLDHHANVCPWRTLEERGVVVRVVDIHPEDCRLDLDDLARQLNPRTRLVAVGYASNAVGTVNPVAEVVRLAHAAGAWAFVDAVHYAPHGPIDVGALDCDFLACSAYKFYGPHLGVLYGKRAHLARLRPDKLAPAPDSVPGRWETGTQNHEALAGVLATLQYLEALGREVAPGAGDRRAALVAAMTASRDYERGLSRHLLAGLAGIPGLRVYGEADPARTANRTPTVALRLAGWTPAQLARVLGEQGIFTWHGNFYALGLCQRLGVEADGGWLRIGLLAYNTAQEIDRLLDALRRCAATPPPAA